The following is a genomic window from Flavobacterium crassostreae.
GCCAATATTATTTACTCAAAGAGTATCTTAAAAAATACCGAAAAATAGAACAAAATGGTGGTTGGGATAGTATTGTAATGCCTGCCAACAAAAGAACACTGCAAGAAGGAGATAGCGCTCAAGCCATAGTCCAACTTAGAAACCGATTGTATGCCACTGGAGAGATAACAACAAATTCTAAAAGTGCAGTTTATGATGCCGCTTTGGCAAAGGGAGTTTTGCAATTCAAAAAAAGCCGAGGCAATAACCCTACTACCCTTGTTTCGGCCACAAATATTAAGGATTTAAATACTCCAGTTACTGCATTAATAAAAACCATTGTGGTAAATATGGAACGCTGTAGATGGATTTCAAAAAACATTGCGCAAGCCAACGAATTAATTGCGGTAAACATTCCTGCGTACGAGCTTACGTATATCAAAAACAAAAAAGTGGTACTGACCTCTAATGTGGTTGTAGGCAAAACACTCAACAAAACCGTTATTTTTAGCGCCCCCATGAAGTATATTGTTTTTAGCCCTTATTGGAATGTCCCAAATAGCATTATTCAAAAAGAGATTTTGCCTGCCATGAAAAAGAACCGTAACTATCTGGCCAAGCATAATATGGAATGGAATAACGGCAGAATCAGACAAAAACCTGGGCCTCGAAATTCTTTGGGTCTTGTTAAGTTTTTGTTTCCGAACTCTAATGCTATCTACCTGCACGATACGCCATCCAAACATCTTTTTAGCAGAGAAAAAAGAGCTTTTAGCCACGGCTGTATTAGGGTTGAAAAACCGACTCAGCTTGCCAACAAAATCATGGAGGAAGACACCAACTGGACACCCGAAAAAGTGGATCAAGCCATGCATAGTGGCAAAGAAACGTGGTATACTCTAAAAAACAAGATACCTGTTTTTATTGGTTATTTTACGTCTTGGGTAGATTCTGAGGGTACGTTACATTTTTATGAGGATGTTTATAATAGAGACGCACCATTGGCTGCTTTGTTGTTTGAAGAATAAACACCTATTATATTTCATTTTGGATCAGCACTAAAAAGGCCGCTATTTAGAAATAGCGGCCTTTTGATTTTATAGAATTTGTCTGCTTGTTGTTAGAATGCTTTTTGTTTTTCAAAAGTAGTCGCTAGGGTTTTCTTGATTTTGTCTAACGCACCTCTAAAGGCTTTTTCTACGGTGTCTGCATACTCTGTAACTACTACTGGTTGTAGTTTTGCAGGACGCACTTCTATCAAACAACGTTTGTCATTGACTCCTGGTTTGGCACTATTTTCATCACCTACGTGAACCTCAACGCGGGTGATTTTGTCTTCAAATCGTGCTAATGCAGTTTCTAGTTCTGAAGCAAAGTATGCTTCTACTCTTTGGTGTCCTTCAATATTGTTGTCGGTGTTAAATTGTATTTTCATGGTGTTTTATGTATTTTAGATTATCTCAAAGTTAACGAACAACTTTCCAAAAAACGAAGGAATTAGTATAATTTTATGAAATAAACGCAATTGCAAAATAGAGCGCATTTAGACCTCTTGGTTTGTTATGAATGCTACTCCCTAGCCCTGATGGAAGCGGCATCCTTTTGCTTTTTGGTTTAAAAAGCAAAAGATATAGCGCACAGCAGGTATCTGCTCCAAATTATTGTTTGGGTAGGGATTCAATACCCATGTTGTATAGAGCAAAGGCTTGGATGTCTACATTTTCTTGAATGGTGGCTGCTACTGATTTTCCGGCACCGTGGCCTGCTTTGACATCAATACGGATCAGGGTAGGACGGGATCCGGTTTGTTTTTCTTGCAATGCTGCTGCAAATTTAAAACTGTGGGCTGGCACTACTCTATCGTCGTGGTCGCCAGTGGTGATCATGGTGGCGGGATATTGGATGCCGGGCTTGACGTTATGCACCGGCGAATAGCCTTGGAGGTATTGGAACATTTCGGGGCTGTCTTGGGCGGTTCCGTAGTCATAGGCCCATCCTGCGCCTGCGGTAAAGCTATTGTAGCGCAACATATCCATAACTCCTACCGCTGGAAGGGCTACTTGCATTAAATCTGGGCGTTGGGTCATGGTGGCTCCTACTAATAAACCGCCGTTGGAACCGCCTCGGATGGCCAAGAATTGGGTCGAGGTGTATTTTTGAGCTATTAAATATTCGGCGGCGGCAATGAAATCATCAAATACATTTTGTTTTTGCATTTTGGTGCCTGCATCGTGCCATTTTTTTCCGTATTCTCCTCCTCCTCTTAGATTAGGAACGGCATAAATACCGCCATTTTCCATCCAAATGGCGTTGGATATGCTAAAACTTGGCGTTAAACTGACATTGAATCCGCCGTAGGCATACAGCATGGTTGGATTTTTCCCGTTCAATTGAAGGCCTTTTTTGTAGGTAATAAGCATGGGTATTTTGGTGCCGTCTTTGGAGGTATAAAATATTTGTTTTGAGGTGTACTTTTGGGTATTGAAGTCAATGTTTGGCTTGGCGTAGAGGGTGGATTTTCCAGTTTTGGGATCTAGGGCGTAGATGGTGGTTGGGGTGGTGTAATTTGTAAATGAATAATATAGAGTGGTATCGGTTTTTTTTCCTGCAAAACCTGTTGCGGTTCCTACGGCTGGCAATTGGATTTCGCGAAGCATTTTTCCCGAAAAATCGTATTGTTGCACCATCGAAACGGCATCTTTCATGTAGGTAGCAAATAAAAATCCGGCTCCGGTTGAAGGCGAGAGTACATGGTTGGTCTCTGGGATGAGCGTTACCCAGTTTGCGAGGGTTGGTTGGCTAAAATCTGCCGTTACGATGCGCTTGTTAGGCGCTTGGTAGTCTGTTTCGATATATAATTTATTGCCTTTTGTGGTCAGGATGCTGTGGTCATTATTAAAATCTTCTACGAGGGTTACAATTGGACTGTTGGGGGTTTGGAGGCTTTGCAAATAGAGCGCGTTGCCATAGGTAGAATTTGCCGCCGAAATGACTAGATAAGCGCCGTCTTCGGTGACAGAACCGCCAATGTAGCGCCATTTTTGGTTTGCTCCAAAAATTACTGGATCGTTTTTTTGAGCGGTTCCGAGTTTATGATAGTATAGTTTGTGTTGGTCTGTTTTTGCCGAAAGTTCGCTGCCTTTTGGTTTTTGGTAGCTTGAATAATAAAATCCTTCGTTTCCTCTCCAAGATAATCCGCTAAATTTAATATCCACAAGGGTGTCTTCAAGAACTCTTTTGGACAAGGCATCTAGGATGATTACTTTGCGCCAATCACTACCTCCTTCTGAAATTGCATAGGCTACTTTTGAGCCGTCTTTAGAAAATTCAAGCCCTGCCAGTGAGGTGGTGCCGTCTTTGGAAAAGGTATTGGGATCTAAGAATACTTCTTGTTTACCGGAGGCGTCTTTTCGGTACACTACGGACTGATTTTGTAATCCGTTGTTTTTATAAAAATAAGTGAAATTTCCTTCTTGAAATGGGGCACTTAATTTTTCATAGTTCCAGAGTTTTTCCATTCGGGTTTTTAATGCTTCCCGAAAAGGAATTGGATCTAGATACGCTTGCGTTACTTTGTTTTGTGCTTGTACCCAAGCGGCTGTTTCTTCAGAGCGATCGTCTTCTAACCAACGGTAGGGATCTGCAACTTCGGTACCAAAATAAGTATCTACCACCTGCCCTTTTGGGGTTGCGGGATAGTGTAGCGGTTTGGGGTTTTGTCCAAAAGCGACTATTGTAGGAAATACTGCCATTATTAAAATTATTTTTTTCATTATGGTTGGTTTTTTGGTTGGTTACAAAAATACGAAAACAGTTGCATTTTTTAAGACGGTAGCGATGCGGTCTTTTTATTTTAAATACAAGAACAAGGATTGCGCTTTGTTACTAGCTGTTTTATCTTTGTTTGGTTTTTATAAAAAATACTATAGGCATTTTGTTGGTATAAAAAAGCCCCCAAAAAGTAAATTACTATTTGGGGGCGGTCTAAAAATAGACGGTTTTTTTTTATTATTTGTTTGTGTTCTGCAATTTAATTTTATCATAAAGCAACACCAACAACACCGCTAAGATAGCACCAAAAATATTAGCCAAAACATCTAAGGCATCTGCATGACGGGTAGTTGTAAGCCGTAGCTGTAGCATTTCTATCAGGATTCCAAAAAAAACAGAAAACACAAAAGAAACCAACAGAGGTTTATATTTATTAGCATTATTTATTTGAGTTCTAAAAAACAAAACCCAAAGTAATGTAAACACAAAATGAAAAAATGCATGTATATATTTATCTAAATTTGCAATGGTTATCACCGGGAGGTTTGTGCTTTGGGTTAAGCACAAAAACAAGACAATTCCGGACCAGAGTATTGCAATTAAAAAAAAACATAATTTACGCACCAATTAAATCTTTGTATGCTTCGCTTGACAATAAACTATCAAAATCTGCTACATTGGATACTTTAATTTTTATCATCCAACCTGCTCCGTATGGGTCTGAATTTACAGTTTCGGGAGTACTCTCTAAAGCGTCATTGAATTCTACTATTTCTCCTGCTAAAGGTAAAAATAAATCCGATACCGTTTTTACTGCTTCTACAGATCCAAAAACCTCATCTTTTTCGAGAGTTTGGTCTAAGGTTTCTACTTCTACATAAACGATGTCTCCTAATTCTTTTTGGGCAAAATCTGTAATTCCTACTGTAGCTACATCTCCATCTAAACTAACCCATTCGTGATCTTTAGTGTACTTTAAATTTGCTGGTATACTCATAATTAATATTAATTGATAATTGATAATTTTATTTATTTGACAAATGTAATAATCTTCTGTTCAAATATGGCTGGGATTTTCAAAATTAATTTCCAAAATTGTATCGCAGGGTTAATCCCGAACGAATATTGGTTAATGGAAATGAAGTAGAAATAACTGCTTTGGAAAAAGAATGATCGTAATAGAAAATGGCGGTTAAATTTTTGCTGAAAGAATAATCTGCAGTGAATTTTAAGGCCCAAATGTTTTGCCCTCCTGCCAATTGGTTGTTGTCATAATCTAAATAACGCACTATGGTTTGGTTGTTTCTGTATGAAAAATCTAGTTTCATGTTAATGTCTCCTTTAATGATTCCGGTAGGGTTGTCTGCCAATCTAGAAGAAAATATAACGTCTTTGAAACGATATCCCACACCCACAACGTATTCTAACCCTTTAACTTCGGTCAATAGATTGTTGTCAAAACTCATGGATAATGCTCGGTCTTTTTTGATTTCGGTAAGTATTTTTAAGGAACTCTTTAATTCAAAATCCATACGAATTAGTGGGCTAAATTGTTCTACTAAATTGATGTTGGACAGAATGGTTTTGTTGTAAAAATCCCCACTATCATCTACACCATTAGGATCGTTATCATATTTAAAATTAGAACGGTATTGGTTTACGGTATAGGATGCTCTATAGTTATGCTGTAATGAAAAACGCTTAAAGTTACGCTTAAACAGATCATAACGCATCAAACCATTGTATTTTACGGACCAATTGGGTATCGGAATGCTTCTAAAAGCACCTAAAGACACGCCCGACGCATCGCTGCCTGAATATGCTGCCAAGAATGCAGGCAACAACACTGCTTGGTTGTTTTTGCTATAGCCTAAAGGATAGCCATCTGGATCTAAATTGGCTGGATTAGCGATATCTATGCCTTTTTGGGTGGCCAGTCTATTGGCTATCGCCAAACGGTTGTTTCTAAAATCTTGGAAAGCTGCGGAGGCATTTTCGTTGCTGGCAGAAAAGGATGTTTTTATCAAAACTGTCGATATGGAGAACATTCCGTACGTGTAGGGCGACAGCGAATGGTATATGCCGTTGGGAGACACGTCGTATTGTTCGGAATAATTCTCAGAATAAGAACGGTCTGCATTTAGGTCTATTTTTAAGTCTGGGAACAAATCTATGTTTGCCGTAGCTTTAAAGGTTTTATTGGTTACTTGGGTGTAGTTTTGATTAAAATTGTCATAAAAAGTTAACCAGCCTTTTCGGGCAGCTTCGTAACGCACGTCTTCTTGGCTTCCAAAAATAAATCCTAAAGAAGGTCTTGAAGACCCCAAGAAACCAACACTAGGTGTATATCCTGGCAGTACGGTTCCGCTATTTTCGTTATAATTTAGTTGTATGTTTTTTACACTGGTTGCCAGTCCAATTAACACATCTGCAAAAGGACTACTTTGTACTTGGGGTGTAGCCGAAGAGACTATTTTGTCTCCTGGTTTTGGTATAACTGCTTTGGGTTTTTTGGCTGCTTTTTGACCACTCTTGGTTAGACCAATATATTTGTAAAATTGATCCATACTAAAATTAGCATTCCAGTTATTGGAACGTGCATTTTGGACCGTATTTCCTAAATCTGGTATGCCTGAGCTTTCTAATTGAGAAAACGCATTGGATGCTTTTTGCCAACTATAGTCTCCCGTATACGAATAATTTGCTTTTACAAAGGCCAACAACGGGATTTTATTAATTGGAATATCATAGTTTAAGACCACTTGTTGCATGTGTTGGTTTGGGTCTCCAATATCCCAATAACTATCCCAGATAGTAAAACTATCTATGGGTTGGTTGTCTTCGTTTAAATAACTTTTTACCACATTATTGGAAGATGCGGTATAGCTTAATTTTAAAGATTTGGTCAGGTTGTAATTAAATCCGTATTGGTAATTAAACAAAAAGTTTCGGCGGTATAGGGGATCCAAGCCAATACCTTCGACATCCATTTGTCTGAATTGTTGGCGGTTGTATTGTCTATTAATATTGGTATTAAAAGATATATTGGTAGGTAAATAATTAAAGTTAAAATCGCTTAATAGCTTCCAATAGGTACTTTTTTTCATAAACTTGGTTTTCTTGAAAGGCTCTACTGGCTTAGAATCAAAAGCATAAGCATAATCTACCGCAGAGTTGGAGAGTTGGTCTACGTAGTCTTCTATTTCAAAATCATGACGCGATACTTCGTTATACGATTGAGAAAAAGTAAAATTTTCTACATCGTATATATGTGGTTTTTTTTCTGCTTCTCGTTGCTTTCGTACCCCAATGAAATTAATACTCGTTCTTTTGGTATAGTCTATAGCTCTATTTTTAAAATTATCTTTGGTAGCTGGATCCGTGGTGTTATCCAAGAGTTGTTTTAGTTTAATATCTTGATTGAACGGATCGTACTGAGGCGTAATTACCTCTTCGCCTACAGCATAATTAAAGGGCAAATTAACGCCCCATTTGACTGGTAATAATTTTCCTAGATTGATATTGGTAACAATATTGTATTGTTGTATGTCTTCTCGGCTTCTTTGGTTAGAACCTTGCTCTAAGCTACCAAAACCAATAGTGCTTTTTCTTCCGGTGGCAGATACCGTGGCAAAATCTGCAAAATTAGTATCTAGATTTACTATTGCAGCGGCACCACCTTTGTTGTCCATCTCGGCCAATCGAAGTTCATTGAACCAAACCTCTCCTTTAATATCCTGAATGGTTTCGTTATTTTTGACTCCAACCATTAAAGTTCGTACCATCCCAAAATTAGGATTTCCTTTTATCCCTAATCGTAATTTATTGGGTTTATTGGCTGCAGATCCGTTAAGTTGTTCCTCGTTTTGGTAGTAAATCCCGTCTTGTGGCAACGTGCTTAAATCCACACTCATGGCTTGCACTTTTAATTGGGTCAATAAATCTAAAGACAAATCTATTTCATTGGCTTGAGGCCAAACCACCTCGGCACTCAAAGCGCTACAATTGGTTGCTGAAGAACCACTTGGCACGGTTACCTTTAAGGGCAATTCTATTTGATAAAAATTTTCGGTAAAATCATTTCCAAAACGAATAAAACCTACCATTTGATCGTCTCGCAAACCTACTTCTCCCGTTAGAGATTCTGCATGCAAAAACATTTTAAGTTTTTTAAATTGACGCATGTCTATGCTTACATTTTTAAAAACTGCTCTAGCATCTTTTGGTTCCAATCCAGTGCCTGCTACTCGTAGAGAGAGTGCTTGTTCGTTTTGATTGATAACCGTATTGTTATTGTACAATTGCTCTCTTTGTACCCCTGGTGGGATGACATAATTTACTGGGCAACGCGCATTATTTTCTTGTACATTTACTGCCAGAACATCTAGATCCGTACCATCATCCGCTACGTTGGTATCGGTATAATCCAAGGTATTGGTGTATCTTCTCCATTCTCCTCTTACTAAATCTAGTGATCCAAATCGTAACGTAACAGCTTCGTTAAATCCTGTCATAAACATTCGCATAAATCGAATGGATCTAAAATCCGATATAGTACCAATGGTATTCTCGGGTTGCGAAACCGGTATTTTAAACTGCAACCATCGTGCATCTGTAACTTGGCCGTTAGCAAGAGTTACTTGGGTGTTTCGGATATCTGTAATGTTATTTTGTCCAATCGCCATGTTGGGTTTTACATCAATACTGTATTCATAATACGCATTGATGGTGTTCATGGTGTTGTCTTTATTAATATCTTCCACATCTGGAACCGTTGTTGCGGCTCTATTGGGGTCATTAATATCTACCGCCGAATTACCCTCTAGACCATTATAGTCTTTATACCTTTCGATTATATTTCCTTTGGTATTCAGATAATACGTATAATCATCTGCTGCTGGATCTGCCTCGGAGGCAAAATTGGTATACACATTTGCTTCGGACCCATTATTCAATCCATCCAACCCTATATCTTGGTTTTTTCTGTTAGAAGCATTATTGTCAAAGGCATAAATTAAAGATTGCGAAGCGGGCACATCTCCCCATAAAGGTCTCGGGTTAACCACTATTTGATCTGGCCCTAGACCATTTTCGTATTGTTTACGACCATCTTTTAATATATCTTCGGAAATTTCTCCTAAATTAAAATAAATTTTACCTGTATTTGTAGGTGCAATTTCGCCTTTGCCTACATAAGGATCTAGAATCCAAAACTGGATATACTCCACATTTCCTTGTTCAAAATTAGTAGAATTAATGCTTCGGGTAATTCCTCCAAAATTATCTTTTGGAGC
Proteins encoded in this region:
- the gcvH gene encoding glycine cleavage system protein GcvH — protein: MSIPANLKYTKDHEWVSLDGDVATVGITDFAQKELGDIVYVEVETLDQTLEKDEVFGSVEAVKTVSDLFLPLAGEIVEFNDALESTPETVNSDPYGAGWMIKIKVSNVADFDSLLSSEAYKDLIGA
- a CDS encoding VanZ family protein, which encodes MITIANLDKYIHAFFHFVFTLLWVLFFRTQINNANKYKPLLVSFVFSVFFGILIEMLQLRLTTTRHADALDVLANIFGAILAVLLVLLYDKIKLQNTNK
- a CDS encoding L,D-transpeptidase family protein encodes the protein MKKYPIYLMLFLWLFLIVFASCKKKTNPVLAAQASVAKIDSSKFPFDSTQVAAFFDSHPLLKKYQPDVKNLYQKQGYHYVWHTENGINEFANVIHNKINNLGQEGILAKIPYKPEFDLIYEVAKDSKQPNSNAELLTTALYFFYIDKVYHGLDTAKSEEMEWFLPREKQSYEMYTDSLLVDLTQIKKDKKNLFGQYYLLKEYLKKYRKIEQNGGWDSIVMPANKRTLQEGDSAQAIVQLRNRLYATGEITTNSKSAVYDAALAKGVLQFKKSRGNNPTTLVSATNIKDLNTPVTALIKTIVVNMERCRWISKNIAQANELIAVNIPAYELTYIKNKKVVLTSNVVVGKTLNKTVIFSAPMKYIVFSPYWNVPNSIIQKEILPAMKKNRNYLAKHNMEWNNGRIRQKPGPRNSLGLVKFLFPNSNAIYLHDTPSKHLFSREKRAFSHGCIRVEKPTQLANKIMEEDTNWTPEKVDQAMHSGKETWYTLKNKIPVFIGYFTSWVDSEGTLHFYEDVYNRDAPLAALLFEE
- the sprA gene encoding cell surface protein SprA, whose translation is MQKIGIFLLVLFSSFLTKAQVKKETQDTTKSGFTYGKIQIKDPQSIVDAYTYDPVTDRYIYTKSIDGFSIIHPIVLTPKEYQNLILKESMRDYFKKKTDAIDGKKEGSEAAKKDLLPKYYVNSSLFESIFGSNTIDVKPTGSVEMDLGARYTKQDNPSFSPRNRSNLSFDFDQRISMSLMGKVGTRLNVNANYDTQSTFAFQNLIKLEYTPTEDDIIQKIEVGNVSLPLNSSLIRGSQSLFGVKAQLQFGKTTITGVFSEQKSQTKSIVAEDGGTIQNYEMFALDYDNDRHFFLSQYFRNKYDASLKKYPFIDSRVQITRIEVWVTNKQTRINTNSNNLRNIIALQDLGESQWTGLADNEVVVLNPATGMFNKPANTPSDNGNNGYDPAQIEAGSGLLNPKIREIVTANSGFNVTVREGQDYSKLENARKLNANEFTYNAQLGYISLQQRLANDEVLAVAYEYTIGDKVYQVGEFGNDGVNPTVVTGTNASNQAIVTQSLVLKMLKSNLTNVKDPIWNLMMKNIYQIPGAYQIKQDDFRFNILYSDPSPINYISEAKDSAGNPVPFPANPLPENKVKETTLLKVFNLDRLNYNNDPQAGGDGFFDFLSGVTIDSQTGRIIFTTKEPFGELLFSKLSNPQSAENYKDPTTYNANQKKYVFRNMYRNTQSGALQDSDKNKFLLRGKYKSTGSDGIPIGAFNVPQGSVVVTAAGRILVEGIDYSVNYQLGRVQILDASLQASNTPIEISLENNSVFGQQTRRFMGVNVEHKISDKFLVGATLLKMTEKPFTQKSSYGQESVNNTIFGFNTNYSTEIPFFTRLVNKLPNLDTDVPSNLSVRGEVAFLKPNTPSAADFQGESTLYVDDFEGSQSTIDMRSAYSWNLSSTPEKNIQSNYDFNANATDLSYGFKRAKLAWYTIDPIFYTSKPSGVTNDDLSLNTTRRVFSEELYPLTDIAQGQTQVVNTLNLSYYPLERGPYNNNANFNLAPKDNFGGITRSINSTNFEQGNVEYIQFWILDPYVGKGEIAPTNTGKIYFNLGEISEDILKDGRKQYENGLGPDQIVVNPRPLWGDVPASQSLIYAFDNNASNRKNQDIGLDGLNNGSEANVYTNFASEADPAADDYTYYLNTKGNIIERYKDYNGLEGNSAVDINDPNRAATTVPDVEDINKDNTMNTINAYYEYSIDVKPNMAIGQNNITDIRNTQVTLANGQVTDARWLQFKIPVSQPENTIGTISDFRSIRFMRMFMTGFNEAVTLRFGSLDLVRGEWRRYTNTLDYTDTNVADDGTDLDVLAVNVQENNARCPVNYVIPPGVQREQLYNNNTVINQNEQALSLRVAGTGLEPKDARAVFKNVSIDMRQFKKLKMFLHAESLTGEVGLRDDQMVGFIRFGNDFTENFYQIELPLKVTVPSGSSATNCSALSAEVVWPQANEIDLSLDLLTQLKVQAMSVDLSTLPQDGIYYQNEEQLNGSAANKPNKLRLGIKGNPNFGMVRTLMVGVKNNETIQDIKGEVWFNELRLAEMDNKGGAAAIVNLDTNFADFATVSATGRKSTIGFGSLEQGSNQRSREDIQQYNIVTNINLGKLLPVKWGVNLPFNYAVGEEVITPQYDPFNQDIKLKQLLDNTTDPATKDNFKNRAIDYTKRTSINFIGVRKQREAEKKPHIYDVENFTFSQSYNEVSRHDFEIEDYVDQLSNSAVDYAYAFDSKPVEPFKKTKFMKKSTYWKLLSDFNFNYLPTNISFNTNINRQYNRQQFRQMDVEGIGLDPLYRRNFLFNYQYGFNYNLTKSLKLSYTASSNNVVKSYLNEDNQPIDSFTIWDSYWDIGDPNQHMQQVVLNYDIPINKIPLLAFVKANYSYTGDYSWQKASNAFSQLESSGIPDLGNTVQNARSNNWNANFSMDQFYKYIGLTKSGQKAAKKPKAVIPKPGDKIVSSATPQVQSSPFADVLIGLATSVKNIQLNYNENSGTVLPGYTPSVGFLGSSRPSLGFIFGSQEDVRYEAARKGWLTFYDNFNQNYTQVTNKTFKATANIDLFPDLKIDLNADRSYSENYSEQYDVSPNGIYHSLSPYTYGMFSISTVLIKTSFSASNENASAAFQDFRNNRLAIANRLATQKGIDIANPANLDPDGYPLGYSKNNQAVLLPAFLAAYSGSDASGVSLGAFRSIPIPNWSVKYNGLMRYDLFKRNFKRFSLQHNYRASYTVNQYRSNFKYDNDPNGVDDSGDFYNKTILSNINLVEQFSPLIRMDFELKSSLKILTEIKKDRALSMSFDNNLLTEVKGLEYVVGVGYRFKDVIFSSRLADNPTGIIKGDINMKLDFSYRNNQTIVRYLDYDNNQLAGGQNIWALKFTADYSFSKNLTAIFYYDHSFSKAVISTSFPLTNIRSGLTLRYNFGN
- a CDS encoding HPF/RaiA family ribosome-associated protein produces the protein MKIQFNTDNNIEGHQRVEAYFASELETALARFEDKITRVEVHVGDENSAKPGVNDKRCLIEVRPAKLQPVVVTEYADTVEKAFRGALDKIKKTLATTFEKQKAF
- a CDS encoding prolyl oligopeptidase family serine peptidase, with translation MKKIILIMAVFPTIVAFGQNPKPLHYPATPKGQVVDTYFGTEVADPYRWLEDDRSEETAAWVQAQNKVTQAYLDPIPFREALKTRMEKLWNYEKLSAPFQEGNFTYFYKNNGLQNQSVVYRKDASGKQEVFLDPNTFSKDGTTSLAGLEFSKDGSKVAYAISEGGSDWRKVIILDALSKRVLEDTLVDIKFSGLSWRGNEGFYYSSYQKPKGSELSAKTDQHKLYYHKLGTAQKNDPVIFGANQKWRYIGGSVTEDGAYLVISAANSTYGNALYLQSLQTPNSPIVTLVEDFNNDHSILTTKGNKLYIETDYQAPNKRIVTADFSQPTLANWVTLIPETNHVLSPSTGAGFLFATYMKDAVSMVQQYDFSGKMLREIQLPAVGTATGFAGKKTDTTLYYSFTNYTTPTTIYALDPKTGKSTLYAKPNIDFNTQKYTSKQIFYTSKDGTKIPMLITYKKGLQLNGKNPTMLYAYGGFNVSLTPSFSISNAIWMENGGIYAVPNLRGGGEYGKKWHDAGTKMQKQNVFDDFIAAAEYLIAQKYTSTQFLAIRGGSNGGLLVGATMTQRPDLMQVALPAVGVMDMLRYNSFTAGAGWAYDYGTAQDSPEMFQYLQGYSPVHNVKPGIQYPATMITTGDHDDRVVPAHSFKFAAALQEKQTGSRPTLIRIDVKAGHGAGKSVAATIQENVDIQAFALYNMGIESLPKQ